The genome window CAACAATATACCGAGCCATGAGCCCTCTTGCGCGCTTAGCGTAGAAGGAAATAATTTTGTACTTACCATCTTTGGCATCCTGAAATACAGGCGAAATGACTGGGCAATCCAGATCTTTAGGCTGCAAGACCTTGAAGTACTCTTCAGACGCCAAATTGAGCAGAACCGGCTTCTTCTGGTGATCTAAGACCTGCTTCAGCGATTGCGTTACGCGCTGACCCCAGAAAGCATATAAGTCCTTACCCCTGGCATTTTTGAATGCGGTACCCATTTCAAGGCGATAAGGCTGCATCAGATCCAAGGGTTTAAGGGCGCCATATAGTCCAGACAAGATGCGGATATGGTCTTGCGCGAAATGAACCGCCTTCGCGTCGAGAGATTTGACGTCAAAGCCATCATAAACATCGCCATTGAAGGCATAAATCGCTGGCTTGCTGTTTTCTGGTGTGAATTTCTTAGACCAATCGCGATACCGGCCAACATTTAAGACTGCCAGCTGATCCGATAAGCCCATTAAATCAGCCACTTCTTGAGGGGCCAGCTTCTTCAGATCAGCGATAAGCTTGGCGGATTCCGCAACAAACTCGGGCAAGGTCGTCGCCTTGACCGAAACTGGTGTTTTGTAATCGAGTGATTTAGCAGGTGAAAGAACTATCAGCATGGCACAATTTCATTATGAATTTCCCCCATTCTAGCGACTACCTAGTGAATTTGCCCTAAAGCGTCTCTATGGACCAAGCGCTAACACCAAGCCCATCTTTTCCCAGCCGCCTACCAAAGGTCGGTACAACGGTATTTACTGTGATGTCAGCGCTGGCAGCAAAACATCAGGCCATCAATTTGGGGCAAGGATTTCCGGATTTCCCCTGCAACCGTGAATTAATTGCCGCTGTAAATACAGCGATGTTGGCAGATCACAACCAATATCCACCAATGGTGGGCGTTGCCGAATTGCGATATGGAATATCAGAGAAGATTGCTTCTTTGTATAGGCATCACTACAACCCAGAATCTGAGATCACGATTACAGCGGGCGGCACCCAGGGAATCATGACAGCGATTCTCTCCTGCGTCGGCCCAGGCGATGAAGTAATTATTATCGAGCCTGCTTACGATAGCTATCGCCCTTCTATCGAATTGGCTGGAGGAAAAACCATCGCGGTTTCATTAACAGCCAATCGTGATGAGCAAGGCCATGTCCAGTCGTACTCCATTCCATGGGATGCGCTCAGTAATGCAGTGAATGTAAAAACACGACTGATTATTATCAATACACCGCATAACCCCACTGGTATGGTGTGGCAAGCGGCTGATTTAGATCGCTTAGCGAAGTTAGCAAATGATACGAATGCGTTGATCTTAAGCGATGAGGTCTATGAACATATGATTTATGACGGTCGTCAGCATCAAAGCATCTCAAGTCATCCTGGGCTGGCTGCTCGCAGCTTTCTGATTTCGAGTTTTGGCAAAACCTATCACGTCACAGGCTGGAAAGTCGGCTATGTCGCAGCTCCAGCTGCGCTGACGACAGAGTTTCGCAAAGTCCATCAGTTCAATGTCTTTACTGTGAATACGCCCATGCAGTATGGTCTAGCCAATTATTTGCAAGAGGCTGCTCACTATTTAGAGTTGCCATCCTTCTATCAACAGAAACGCGATTACTTTAGAGCGGGATTAGAAGGTACAAAGTTTAAATTACTACCTACGCCAGGCACGTATTTTCAGTGCGTGGATTACACAAACCTCAACATTCCGCAGGCTCAGCTCAATGAGGCAGATTTTTGTACCTGGCTCACTACAGAAGTCGGTGTTGCGGCCATTCCGATTTCAGCTTTTTATAACGAGCCCGTTCAGTCAGGAGTGATTCGTTTTTGCTTTGCTAAAAAAGAACAGACATTAAGCAATGCATTAACACGCTTGCAGCAGATTTAATAACCAAACAAAAAAGAGAATCTTATGGCGACAACAAAGAATAAAAAAGACATCATTGACGTGTATAGCTGGCCAACCCCCAATGGTCACAAGGTACACATCATGCTTGAAGAATGCGGCTATAAATTGGGGAAAGATTGGATTGCCCATCCCATTGATATTGGCTCAGGCGATCAATTTAAGTCTGAATTTTTGGCGATTAGCCCAAACAACAAGATTCCGGCCATCGTTGATCCTGAGGGTCCAGATGGAAAACCTATTCATCTCTTTGAATCCGGCGCTATCCTGCTCTATTTAGCAGCCAAGACTGGGAAGTTTCTACCAAAAAGTACTCGCGGTAAATATGAGGTCCTGCAGTGGCTGATGTTTCAAATGGGCGGCTTAGGCCCCCTATTAGGTCAAAACCACCATTTCAGGATCTATGCGCCTGAGAAAATTGAATACGCCATCAATCGTTACACTAATGAAGCCAAGAGACTATATGGGGTTATCGATCATCAACTGAAAGATAATCCTTATATTGCTGGAAAAACCTATTCGATTGCCGATATCGCTATCTTTCCTTGGACTCGGAACTGGAAGAATCAGGGTATTGATATCAACGAGTATCCGCATTTCAAGGAATGGTTTGAAAAGATTAGTGAGCGCCCTGCCGTGAAGCGTGGCGTTGAAGTATTAACTGCATTACGCAAGCCTTTGCATGATGACAAGGCCAAAGAACAGTTGTTTGGTTCAACCCAGTATCAAAAAAGGAAATAACATGAAAATTCAATCGATCGGTGTTATTGGTGCAGGCACCATGGGTAATGGCATCGCACAAGTGTGTGCGGTTGCCGGTCTGGATGTCGTGATGGTTGACATCAATGATGCGGCGGTTGAGCGTGGCCTCAGTCAAATTAGCAAAAGCTTAGATCGCTTAGTTAAAAAAGAAACACTTACGACTGAAGCAAAAGAAGCGGCTTTAAAACGCATTAAAGGCAGCACTGCGTATTCAGATTTCAAAGGCTTGCAATTGGTCATCGAAGCAGCCACTGAAAACCAAGCAATCAAAGAAAAGATTCTGAAGCAGGTTGATGACATCGTCGGCAAAGAAACTATCATCGCCACAAATACCTCATCTCTCTCTATTACCAAGCTAGCAGCCCTCGACTCCAATCCGGATCGCTTTATTGGTATGCACTTTTTTAATCCGCCGCCGATGATGGCTTTAGTTGAAGTCATTCGTGGATTACAAACCAGTGATGCTACTCATGCTGCCATTGTGGAGATGGCCAAACGCATTGGCAAAGAGCCGATTACCGTGAAGAACTCACCAGGCTTTGTAGTAAATCGTATTTTGCTACCAATGATTAATGAGGCATTCTTTGTATTGCATGAAGGACTTGCCAGCCCTGAAGACATTGATGCTGGCATGAAGCTGGGCTGCAACCAACCAATCGGCCCTTTAGCATTAGCCGATTTAATTGGATTGGACACTTGCTTAGCGGTTATGGAGGTCTACTTTGAAAACTTTAGCGACTCCAAATATCGCCCGTGTCCATTGCTTCGTGAAATGGTCGCAGCCGGATACCTGGGTCGCAAAACGGGTCGCGGTGTCTATCACTACGAATAATTCTTACGCCTTTTAATTGACATTAATAAATAGAGAAGTTTGTGAACCCATTACCACCCCTAGTCCGTAAATTGGCCTATGCAGGCCTGATTCCTTTTGTAGGTTTAGCGCTCATGGTGCAGTTAGCGCCAACGCCACTGAATTATTTAAGCGCAGAATCTTTGGCTGGTTATGGAGCAATCATCACCTCGTTCATGGGAGCGCTCCACTGGGGAGCAAACTTACATACGCTTGGGAAAGCGCCCCCAGGAGATCGCTGGGAAGATCGCAATGCCTGGATATGGGGGGTGATACCCGCTCTTGTAGCCTGGGTTGCGCTACATATTTATATTCCAGTTGGCTTGGTGATTTTGGCTTCCGCGCTAATCATCCAACGAAATATTGATATTGAAACCTATCAATACTATTTTTCTAGTGAAGAGGCGTGCAAAGCCTTTATCACCATTCGCAATCGTCTCACTGCGGTTTCTGCTGCATGCCTATTATGGGCAGCTCTAGTCATTTTGTTCATTCAGAACTAATTCATCGCCAGAATGACAAACCTCTTTGATCAAGAACCACCGCCACCGCTTGCGGAGGCGCTGCGTCCGAAGCAGATTGAAGAAGTCATTGGGCAGGGACATCTATTAGCACCGGGCAAACCACTCAATCTCGCGTTCGCATCGGGTAAGCCACATTCGATGATCTTATGGGGGCCTCCTGGTGTTGGCAAGACGACCTTAGCGAGACTTTCAGCGAAGGCCTTCGACCGTGAATTCATTGCAATATCGGCCGTACTTGCAGGCGTTAAAGAAATACGTGAATCCATAGAGCAAGCTCAGCAAAGCATGTCTCAATATGGCAGGCAAACCATTTTATTTGTGGATGAAATCCATCGCTTTAATAAAAGCCAGCAGGATGCTCTCCTACCTCATGTGGAGTCTGGTTTATTTACCTTCATTGGAGCTACGACTGAAAATCCCTCCTTTGAAGTGAACTCGGCGCTGCTTTCTAGGGCTCAGGTCTATGTTCTTAAGTCATTGAGCCTGGAAGAACTAAAGCAACTGTTTGAACGTGCACGTCAATACGCTATGCCTGATATTGAGTTCGATGCTGCTGCTATCGAGAGCCTCATTTCTCATGCGGATGGCGATGCGCGTCGTTTACTCAATCTCGTTGAACAGGTGTGCAATGCAGCCTCCACACCAGGATCAAGTATTCAACTCGTTGATCAAAAGTTTATTGAAAGCGCACTCACTACGCAGGCGCGACGCTTTGATAAAGGTGGTGATCATTTTTATGATCAAATTTCAGCACTGCACAAATCAGTAAGAGGATCCAATCCAGATGCTGCGCTCTATTGGTTTTGCCGCATGCTCGATGGCGGTGCTGATCCACGCTATTTGGCTCGCCGCATTATCCGCATGGCCTGGGAAGATATTGGCCTGGCTGACCCACGGGCAATGCAACTCGCGAATGATGCCGCGCTGACTTATGAGCGATTGGGCTCTCCTGAGGGTGAGCTTGCACTTGGTCAAGCCATCGTTTACCTAGCAATAGCCGCTAAAAGTAATGCTAGTTACAAGGCTTTCAATGCTGCGCGTGCTTATGTAGCAAACGATCAAAGCAAGCCCGTACCCAATCATCTACGTAATGCACCGACCAAACTCATGAAAGAACTCGGGCACGGCAAGGAATACCGTTATGCGCATGACGAACCCCATGCTTATGCGGCTGGAGAAACCTATCTTCCCGAAGGCATGAATGCACCCCATTGGTATGAACCGGTAGATCGAGGATTAGAAACCCAAATTGCCGAAAAGATGGCTTTTTTACGCAAACTAGATGAAGAGTCTAAGAAGAAATGAAATCGGATGAAATAAAGTTAGTAAATGGCACTTTTTACTTTGACATCATTTCGCCTTTCTCTTATTTCTATGTAAAGCAACGCCATCAATTGGAAGATCGCGTGAACATCACGCCAACTCCTATTTTGCTTGGAGGATTGTTTCGCGCAACCGATAACCGTGGTCCAGGAGAAATTGAAGTCAAGCGAGCTCACACCTATCAGTACTGTGTTTGGCTTGCAGAAAAATTAGGTCTGCCATTTCGGTTTCCAAAGTATCACCCATTCCTCACGGTTGCAGCACAACGTCTGTTGGTGCAAGAAAAGGCGGACTGGACCATGATTGAGCGTGCATTTGATTTTGTTTGGGCACAAGGTCAAGATCCCAATTTTGCTTGGCCTGAATTTTGCAAGCATCTTGGCTTGAGTGCTGACACCCAAAAGCCAAATGCGCCAGAAATCAAGGCGCAACTGATTGCCAATACAGAACAAGCAAAAGCCGATGGCGCCTTTGGCGTCCCCACCCTAGTCATTCATCAACACTGCTTTTGGGGGGTCGATACGATACCCTGGGCTATAGATTACTTAAATCGGCCGGGCATGTTTGATGAACCAGCCTACCAACACGCCGGTCAAATTCCTTCAGGACTTTGACTTATACAATAAGCAGTCATCATCTATTTTTACAGCATTTAAAGGATTTTTATCATGCGCAAACTTATCGCCACTCTAGCTTTGACTATCGGTTGCTTCACCAGCGCCGCTAGCTATGCCGGTCCTAAAGTTGAATTCAAAACCACCATGGGAAATTTTGTCGTGGAGTTGGATTCTGTAAAGGCACCAAAAACCACTGCTAATTTTTTAGACTATGTCAATAGCGGTTTTTATAACGGCACTATTTTTCATCGCGTGATTGATGGATTCATGATTCAGGGTGGTGGCTTCACTCCGGATCTTGTCCAAAAGCCTACTAATGCGCCAGTTGTATCAGAGGCTCAGAATGGTCTGAAGAATCAAACTTACACCATTGCCATGGCCCGCACCTCCGATCCAGACTCTGCAACAGCGCAGTTCTTTATTAACGTCAAGGATAACGAAGGCTTAAATTACCCAAATGCGATGGGCAATGGCTACACCGTGTTTGGCAAGGTGATTTCTGGAACACAAACCATTGATGCGATTCGCAAAGTGCCAACGATGGTTGCTCCTGCCCCAAGAATGGGTCGTATGGCAGATGTTCCAAGCAAGACTGTCACAATCGAATCAGCAACCGTCCTCAAGTAAGTCAGCATTACCCAGAGCCTGATGCGATGATATTGTTGGATGACGCCCAAAGCACTCCAGAGCACCCTAGCAGCAGGCTCTATCGCGAACCTATCGGGTATTGGTCTGTATACGCCCAGAGGGATGCATCAGCAACGGCCGAAGCAATACATCAGTGCTTGCTTGAGATTGATCAAGCATTATCCAAGGGCGAACATATCGTTGCTGCCTTTGCTTATGAGTTAGGCCGCGTTTTTCATCATCTCAAGCAGCGTAATGCGGAGCCCTCATCTCCTAGGCACCCACTAATTGAAGCATGGTCCTTTAGCGCGTACCGGGCGATGGGCAAAAGCGCGGTTGATGAATTTTTAGCGGATCAATTGAATAATCTTGACCCATCTGATCGGATTTCCGGGGTTGCTGATATCAAGTCGTCTATTGATGAGCATCAATTTACAAAGGATATTGCCGCGATTCAAGAGTACATCCGCAATGGTGATACCTACCAAATCAATCACACCTTCCGTATCACCGGAGAGGTCTATGGCAATCCCCTTGCCCTCTATACACAACTAAGAGACCGTCAACCTGGAAGATTTGGAGCCTATATCTCCGAAGGTCGTAGCTGCATACTCTCTCAATCACCAGAACTGTTTATTCAGCGTCAAGGCAATATTCTGAAAGCCATGCCCATGAAAGGCACTGCCAGCGCATTAACAAATTCCGCCGATGAACTTTCAGCCGATGCCAAGAATCGGGCTGAAAACGTCATGATTGTTGATCTCTTGCGCAATGACCTCAGTCGCCTTGCTTTACCAGGTACAGTCACCGTACCCCATCTATTTGATGTCACGCGCCATGGTGATGTATTGCAGATGACCTCCACCATACAAGCTCAAGCAAAAGATCATGTGCGCCTTGCTGACGTGCTGCAAGCCGTCTTTCCGTGCGGATCGGTCACTGGCGCTCCCAAAAAGAGAAGTATGGAAATTATTCAAGACCTAGAGTCCAAAGACCGTGGCTACTATTGCGGTGCACTGGGTTGGCTTGATCCCGATGGTGATTTTGCTTTTAGTGTTCCCATCCGCACTCTAGAAATTGAGCGCGATCAAAACGCCCTTCATCAATCTTTTAGCTTAGGTATTGGCGCAGGCATCACCATTGATTCTGATGCACAAGCGGAATGGGAAGAATGTAAAATTAAGGCTGCGTTTCTGCGAGAACTCCCTAGCGCCGTGGATCTTTTCGAAACCATCCTCGTTAAAAATGCTGCAGCTCAACATTTAGATCTTCACCTGGCCCGCTTAGCTCACTCAGCAACAGCACTGGGCATTGATTTCTCATTACTCGATGCTCAAAATGGAATAGTCGGTGTTTGCCAAGGATGCGAACCCAATAAACAGTATCGATTGAGGTTAGAGCTCAAACATACTGGATCACTAAACTATCAAGTTGCAGAACTTGAGCCATTAGCCGAAGCAGTCAAAATATTTTGGGCAAGCGAAATACTGCCAGATCCCGCGCTTGGGCAAATCCATTCTGGCAATGTGTTGCTAGGTCACAAGGTAAGTCATCGCTCAGTCTACGACGCTGCCTGGAAGACAGCTGAGCAACTAGGTGGTTTTGATGCGATCTTTATTAACGAACAAGGATTCGTCACTGAAGGTGGCAGAACGAGTATTTTTATTAAATCAGCAGATGGAAAGTCCTGGCTTACACCGCCAGTCAGTGCTGGTGTCCTACCAGGAGTCATGAGATCAGTCATCCTTGGTGATCCACACTGGAATGCCCATGAGGCCAACCTCACTATTGATGATGTCAGTGATGCGAAAGAGATTATGCTTACCAATGCACTACGCGGCACCGTCACTGCTCATTTTTAGAAAGTCCACATGAAGTTCTGCTCCCATTGCGCATCTCCTGTAACTGTAAAAGTTCCAGCAGATGATTCACGTGAGCGTCATGTCTGCGAATCTTGTGGAATGATTCATTACTTCAATCCACGTAATGTTGTGGGAACCATTCCGGTATATGGGGATCAAGTCCTTCTGTGCAAACGCGCGATAGAGCCGAGATATGGTTACTGGACCTTACCCGCCGGATTTATGGAGTTAGGAGAAAGCACTAGCGCTGGCGCTGTGAGAGAAACCCTAGAAGAGGCTGGTGCAGTAGTAGAGATTGGACCCCTCTACTCTCTACTCAACGTTGCGCATGCTGAACAAGTGCACCTTTTTTATTTGGCAAGAATGCACTCTCCCACATTTAATGCTGGTGAAGAAAGCCTTGAGGTTGCTTTATTTGATGAGGGGAATATTCCCTGGGATGAGATTGCATTTCCCACGGTCAAGCAAACACTCGAATGGTTCTTTGCCGATCGTGCAGCTGGCGTCTTCAGTCAGTCTGATGAATTTAGCGTTCGCGCTAGAGACATTCTCCCGTCGGAAAAGATCTAGGTTTCAGCCGCATGAGCAACATTACTTGGCTTGGGGCGCACGATCCCTTTCCAAACCCCATCAGTTGCCAAGATCCTGATCCTAGTGTCCCTGGTCTGATTGCGGTGAGTGAGCGCATCTACCCCGGACAATTGGCGCGCGCCTATCAACTCGGTATATTCCCCTGGTACTCTGATAACCAGCCTGTTTTATGGTGGTCACCGAATCCACGGATGGTATTGAAAACGGCCAACTTTAAGTGCCATGACTCGCTCAAAAAAACCATTCGTCAATTTTTACAAGACTCCAAAAAAGAAATTGTTGTGGATGGTGATTTTGCTTCCGTAGTGCGCTCCTGTGCGACCGCCAGCCGGAAAGATCAAGATGGCACCTGGATTACCCATGAAATCATGGATGCCTATACCCAGCTCCACGAACAATCGCATGCCCATAGCATTGCAGTGCTTGAAGATGGGTGCCTCATTGGTGGCCTTTACTGCGTCGCTTTTGGATCCATGGTCTTTGGGGAGTCGATGTTCAGCCGCCAAACGGATGCCTCAAAAATTGCTTTAGCAGCCTTGTGCGCCTGGTGCCATCAACATCAGGTAGAAATGATTGACTGCCAACAGGAAACAGCGCACCTAAGCTCTTTGGGTGCCGCACCAATAGCTCGAGATGAATTTTTAACGCATCTGCAAATCGCGTTAAAGCAATCTAATATGGAGATTTGTTGGAAATTTAATAAAGAGATACTGCGTCACTGGCTATGACTCAACTAAAAGAGCTTCCACTTACCGCCTTACAGTTTTATGCAACGGCGCCCTATCCCTGCAGTTATCTGCCGGGCAAGACTGCCCGCTCCCAAGTAGCCACACCCTCTCACCTTATTCATGCGGATTTATATGGTGAGTTAGTCAATGCGGGATTTCGTCGTAGTGGTTTATATACCTATAGGCCTTACTGCGATGAGTGCAATGCCTGTACCGCTAGTCGAATTTTGGTGCGAGATTACAAGCCGAACCGCAGTCAGCGTCGCTCATGGAAAAAGCATGCAGGCTTAGAAGTAAGAGTATTGAATTTGGGATACCAAGAAGAGCACTATCAGCTCTATCAGCTCTATCAACATGAACGTCACGCCGGTGGCGAGATGGATCAGGATGACCAAGATCAGTACATGCAATTTTTATTACAAAGTCGTGTGAATTCCAGAATCGTAGAGTTTCGAGATGGTCCGCATGATCTTCACCCCGGCCGACTTCGCATGGTGAGCATGATCGACATCCTAGATCAAGGAATCTCATCGGTGTACACCTTTTTTGATACTAGCGATCTCTCCGCTAACTATGGAAGCTTCAGCATCCTATGGCAGATACAGCAATCCTTAGAGCTAGGTCTGCCTTATCTCTACCTCGGCTATTACATTGCCAATAGCCAGAAGATGTCCTACAAGGCCAATTTCCAACCCATGGAGGGTTTAATCGATGATCGCTGGCAACCGATCATTGGGCCATAATATCTTCCTATGATTGATAGCTACCCCCTACTGCGCCCTTGGCTGTTCTCTTTAGATCCAGAGCAAGCCCATAACATCACCCTCAATAGTTTAGATCGTGCGGAACGCCTTGGCTTGTTACGCTGCTTCATTAAACAACCCGCAGCTGATCCGCGTACTCTCTGCGGAATTACCTTTCCAAATCCAGTCGGACTTGCTGCAGGACTAGATAAAGATGGCAAGCATATTGATGCGCTAGGCGCTTTAGGTTTTGGCTTTTTAGAAATCGGTACGGTCACGCCAAAACCGCAACCAGGCAATCCAAAGCCTCGCATGTTTCGCTTGCCAAAAGCACAAGCCATCATCAACCGCATGGGCTTTAATAATGATGGGGTTGATGCTTGTGTTGCGCAAGTACGCCAATCTCAATATTGGCAAAACGGTGGCGTCATCGGATTAAACATCGGCAAAAATGCCAGCACTCCGATAGAAAATGCAGCTAGTGACTATGTGACAGCCATGGAAGCCGTATATGAGATTGCCAGCTATATTACCGTCAACATCTCTTCACCCAACACTCAAAATCTTCGCGCACTCCAAGGCGAAGAAATGCTACGCACTTTATTAGGCTCCCTACATTTGGCCCGAGAAGCACTCAGCGATCGCTATGGAATTCGTAAGCCGCTCTTTTTGAAGATCGCTCCGGATTTAGACAATACTGATATCAAACTCATCGCCGATCTGTTGCTGGAATTTGGTATTGACGCAATTATTGCAACCAACACAACAATTGCCCGAGATGCTGTTCAAGGATTGGAGTTTGGACAAGAGGCGGGAGGTCTTTCAGGGGCACCTGTGCGTCTTGCATCCAATCATGTGATTGAAACGCTAAAAGCCAGCCTGGGTAATGCACTACCGATTATTGGTGTTGGTGGCATTCTGTCTGGAAAGGATGCCAAAGAAAAGGTTGATGCTGGCGCGAGTCTTGTTCAGCTTTACAGCGGATTAATCTACAGAGGCCCAAAACTCATCACTGAGTGCGCTGCCGCCTTAAAGGCTTAATACTGCAGGAATTTGCCTGATGCATTGAAATTGCATTTCATATTGTGCAATTTGGGGTAAAAATCGCTACAATTGAGCTCATGACAACGAGCAAACCTACAAAAGTGCCAAAGATCCCCGGGGAGGCTGGTAAAACAGCCATCCAGGTGGTTGAGCGCATGATGAATCTGCTCGATGCCTTAGCTCTCCAAGAAGAGTCCAGCAGCCTCAAAAGCCTGGCTGAGCATACAGATTTACACCCTTCGACTGCCCATCGTATCCTTAATGACCTGGTCGCCTGTCGCCTAGTGGAGCGTGGCGATGGCGGCACTTACCGCTTAGGCTTAAAGCTATTAGAGCTCGGAAACCTCGTGAAGGCGCGCCTATCGGTTCGCGAGGCCGCCCAAGGGCCGATGAGGGCTCTCCACAAACTCACTGGCGAAACAATTAATCTATCAGTGCGTCAGGGTGATGAAATCGTTTACATCGATCGCGCTTATAGCGAACGCTCTGGCATGCAAGTGGTTCGCGCCATTGGTGGTCGCGCTCCCTTACACCTGACTTCTGTTGGTAAA of Polynucleobacter sp. AP-Nino-20-G2 contains these proteins:
- the yaaA gene encoding peroxide stress protein YaaA yields the protein MLIVLSPAKSLDYKTPVSVKATTLPEFVAESAKLIADLKKLAPQEVADLMGLSDQLAVLNVGRYRDWSKKFTPENSKPAIYAFNGDVYDGFDVKSLDAKAVHFAQDHIRILSGLYGALKPLDLMQPYRLEMGTAFKNARGKDLYAFWGQRVTQSLKQVLDHQKKPVLLNLASEEYFKVLQPKDLDCPVISPVFQDAKDGKYKIISFYAKRARGLMARYIVENRITDPVDLKGFNLDGYKYVASESKPDKPVFRRPERK
- a CDS encoding methionine aminotransferase, which encodes MDQALTPSPSFPSRLPKVGTTVFTVMSALAAKHQAINLGQGFPDFPCNRELIAAVNTAMLADHNQYPPMVGVAELRYGISEKIASLYRHHYNPESEITITAGGTQGIMTAILSCVGPGDEVIIIEPAYDSYRPSIELAGGKTIAVSLTANRDEQGHVQSYSIPWDALSNAVNVKTRLIIINTPHNPTGMVWQAADLDRLAKLANDTNALILSDEVYEHMIYDGRQHQSISSHPGLAARSFLISSFGKTYHVTGWKVGYVAAPAALTTEFRKVHQFNVFTVNTPMQYGLANYLQEAAHYLELPSFYQQKRDYFRAGLEGTKFKLLPTPGTYFQCVDYTNLNIPQAQLNEADFCTWLTTEVGVAAIPISAFYNEPVQSGVIRFCFAKKEQTLSNALTRLQQI
- a CDS encoding glutathione binding-like protein; translated protein: MIDVYSWPTPNGHKVHIMLEECGYKLGKDWIAHPIDIGSGDQFKSEFLAISPNNKIPAIVDPEGPDGKPIHLFESGAILLYLAAKTGKFLPKSTRGKYEVLQWLMFQMGGLGPLLGQNHHFRIYAPEKIEYAINRYTNEAKRLYGVIDHQLKDNPYIAGKTYSIADIAIFPWTRNWKNQGIDINEYPHFKEWFEKISERPAVKRGVEVLTALRKPLHDDKAKEQLFGSTQYQKRK
- a CDS encoding 3-hydroxybutyryl-CoA dehydrogenase, yielding MKIQSIGVIGAGTMGNGIAQVCAVAGLDVVMVDINDAAVERGLSQISKSLDRLVKKETLTTEAKEAALKRIKGSTAYSDFKGLQLVIEAATENQAIKEKILKQVDDIVGKETIIATNTSSLSITKLAALDSNPDRFIGMHFFNPPPMMALVEVIRGLQTSDATHAAIVEMAKRIGKEPITVKNSPGFVVNRILLPMINEAFFVLHEGLASPEDIDAGMKLGCNQPIGPLALADLIGLDTCLAVMEVYFENFSDSKYRPCPLLREMVAAGYLGRKTGRGVYHYE
- a CDS encoding DUF3429 domain-containing protein; the encoded protein is MNPLPPLVRKLAYAGLIPFVGLALMVQLAPTPLNYLSAESLAGYGAIITSFMGALHWGANLHTLGKAPPGDRWEDRNAWIWGVIPALVAWVALHIYIPVGLVILASALIIQRNIDIETYQYYFSSEEACKAFITIRNRLTAVSAACLLWAALVILFIQN
- a CDS encoding replication-associated recombination protein A — protein: MTNLFDQEPPPPLAEALRPKQIEEVIGQGHLLAPGKPLNLAFASGKPHSMILWGPPGVGKTTLARLSAKAFDREFIAISAVLAGVKEIRESIEQAQQSMSQYGRQTILFVDEIHRFNKSQQDALLPHVESGLFTFIGATTENPSFEVNSALLSRAQVYVLKSLSLEELKQLFERARQYAMPDIEFDAAAIESLISHADGDARRLLNLVEQVCNAASTPGSSIQLVDQKFIESALTTQARRFDKGGDHFYDQISALHKSVRGSNPDAALYWFCRMLDGGADPRYLARRIIRMAWEDIGLADPRAMQLANDAALTYERLGSPEGELALGQAIVYLAIAAKSNASYKAFNAARAYVANDQSKPVPNHLRNAPTKLMKELGHGKEYRYAHDEPHAYAAGETYLPEGMNAPHWYEPVDRGLETQIAEKMAFLRKLDEESKKK
- a CDS encoding 2-hydroxychromene-2-carboxylate isomerase, yielding MKSDEIKLVNGTFYFDIISPFSYFYVKQRHQLEDRVNITPTPILLGGLFRATDNRGPGEIEVKRAHTYQYCVWLAEKLGLPFRFPKYHPFLTVAAQRLLVQEKADWTMIERAFDFVWAQGQDPNFAWPEFCKHLGLSADTQKPNAPEIKAQLIANTEQAKADGAFGVPTLVIHQHCFWGVDTIPWAIDYLNRPGMFDEPAYQHAGQIPSGL
- a CDS encoding peptidylprolyl isomerase; amino-acid sequence: MRKLIATLALTIGCFTSAASYAGPKVEFKTTMGNFVVELDSVKAPKTTANFLDYVNSGFYNGTIFHRVIDGFMIQGGGFTPDLVQKPTNAPVVSEAQNGLKNQTYTIAMARTSDPDSATAQFFINVKDNEGLNYPNAMGNGYTVFGKVISGTQTIDAIRKVPTMVAPAPRMGRMADVPSKTVTIESATVLK
- a CDS encoding bifunctional chorismate-binding protein/class IV aminotransferase → MILLDDAQSTPEHPSSRLYREPIGYWSVYAQRDASATAEAIHQCLLEIDQALSKGEHIVAAFAYELGRVFHHLKQRNAEPSSPRHPLIEAWSFSAYRAMGKSAVDEFLADQLNNLDPSDRISGVADIKSSIDEHQFTKDIAAIQEYIRNGDTYQINHTFRITGEVYGNPLALYTQLRDRQPGRFGAYISEGRSCILSQSPELFIQRQGNILKAMPMKGTASALTNSADELSADAKNRAENVMIVDLLRNDLSRLALPGTVTVPHLFDVTRHGDVLQMTSTIQAQAKDHVRLADVLQAVFPCGSVTGAPKKRSMEIIQDLESKDRGYYCGALGWLDPDGDFAFSVPIRTLEIERDQNALHQSFSLGIGAGITIDSDAQAEWEECKIKAAFLRELPSAVDLFETILVKNAAAQHLDLHLARLAHSATALGIDFSLLDAQNGIVGVCQGCEPNKQYRLRLELKHTGSLNYQVAELEPLAEAVKIFWASEILPDPALGQIHSGNVLLGHKVSHRSVYDAAWKTAEQLGGFDAIFINEQGFVTEGGRTSIFIKSADGKSWLTPPVSAGVLPGVMRSVILGDPHWNAHEANLTIDDVSDAKEIMLTNALRGTVTAHF
- a CDS encoding NUDIX hydrolase, which produces MKFCSHCASPVTVKVPADDSRERHVCESCGMIHYFNPRNVVGTIPVYGDQVLLCKRAIEPRYGYWTLPAGFMELGESTSAGAVRETLEEAGAVVEIGPLYSLLNVAHAEQVHLFYLARMHSPTFNAGEESLEVALFDEGNIPWDEIAFPTVKQTLEWFFADRAAGVFSQSDEFSVRARDILPSEKI